In Henningerozyma blattae CBS 6284 chromosome 6, complete genome, the following are encoded in one genomic region:
- the ILM1 gene encoding Ilm1p (similar to Saccharomyces cerevisiae ILM1 (YJR118C); ancestral locus Anc_7.504), giving the protein MAVLSSVNILYLRVATLLTIAFFCFKDVNSIFNNSYYLVLTNALDLPELTLSQYSAQLGLFGFLFILLAISDFIPLLENNKTYFYSIVPTRLSLFFIVAGISYLSTKNYYLHNNAVFIYCFIEVWLNFLIFSALREERNEDFRVSHQFMQDGIVDDETYDMKAVQEVEDDEDNEDNEDDEDDEDDEDDDDEEDEEEAED; this is encoded by the coding sequence atggcTGTATTATCTTCTgtcaatatattatatttaagaGTCGCCACTCTACTAACAATAGCATTCTTCTGCTTTAAGGATGTTAAcagtatttttaataactcATATTATTTGGTTCTAACCAATGCTCTAGATTTGCCAGAATTAACTTTATCTCAATATAGTGCACAATTAGGTTTATTTGGTTTTCTATTCATCTTATTAGCCATATCTGATTTTATtccattattagaaaataataaaacttacttttattcaattgttcCGACTAGATTGTCTCTTTTCTTCATTGTTGCAGGTATTTCTTATTTATCaacaaaaaattactaTTTGCATAACAATGCtgtttttatatattgttttattgAAGTTTGGTTGAATTTCCTAATCTTCAGTGCGTTAAGAGAAGAAAGAAATGAAGATTTCAGAGTCTCTCATCAATTTATGCAGGATGGGATTGTTGATGACGAAACCTATGATATGAAGGCTGTTCAAGAagttgaagatgatgaagataatgaagataatgaagatgacGAAGATGacgaagatgatgaagatgatgacgatgaaGAGGATGAAGAGGAAGCAGAAGATTAG